From Haemorhous mexicanus isolate bHaeMex1 chromosome 2, bHaeMex1.pri, whole genome shotgun sequence, the proteins below share one genomic window:
- the PIANP gene encoding PILR alpha-associated neural protein has translation MEPSACRMPPLLSRIHSLQLWHLLLVVLAVPPPGTWSLRSRGPAAPRPLCTRRSPSAPRSICIWERTSQPERDSRSDSRSDSRSDARPAVPRQRGLPARGAELRHVVRLRRQAAGARPATPSGFEDGMPSSQYPWAIVWGPTVSDEDGGDTNSANPGFPPLGYTFVSPHGMATAQPNSHSLLHNAGLNLRETPATLRPFLFGPRGEGVDPQLYVTITISIIIVLVATGIIFKFCWDRNQKRRRHSGQQSSGRQQESQQPLTDLSPTTVSILGPYGDPLTPTPEAEESRQGQEGAEKLGGHGKNAAFQLNRIPLVNL, from the exons ATGGAGCCCAGTGCCTG CAGGATGCCTCCACTCCTCTCCCGCATCcactccctgcagctgtggcatcTCCTCCTCGTCGTCTTGGCTGTCCCTCCTCCTGGGACATGGTCTCTTCGCTCTCGGGGCCCAGCAGCCCCTCGGCCTCTTTGCACCCGTCGCAGCCCCTCGGCCCCACGGTCCATTTGCATCTGGGAAAGGACCTCACAGCCGGAGCGGGATTCCCGCTCGGATTCCCGCTCGGATTCCCGCTCGGATGCCCGCCCGGCCGTGCCGCGCCAGCGCGGCCTGCCTGCGCGGGGAGCGGAGCTGCGGCACGTGGTGCGGCTGAGGCGCCAGGCCGCGGGCGCCCGGCCCGCCACGCCCTCGGGCTTCGAGGACGGCATGCCCTCCTCCCAGTACCCCTGGGCCATCGTGTGGGGTCCCACGGTGTCGGATGAGGACGGAGGGGACACAAATTCAGCCAACCCGGGCTTCCCACCGCTGGGATACACCTTTGTCTCGCCGCACGGGATGGCGACGGCGCAGCCCAACTCCCACTCGCTGCTGCACAACGCGGGGCTCAACCTGCGCGAGACCCCGGCCACGCTGCGGCCCTTCTTGTTCGGGCCCCGGGGGGAAG GTGTGGACCCCCAGCTGTACGTCACCATCACCATCTCCATAATCATCGTCCTGGTTGCCACTGGAATCATATTCAAGTTCTG CTGGGACCGAAATCAGAAACGCCGGCGTCACTcggggcagcagagcagtgggaggCAGCAAGAGAGCCAGCAGCCCCTCACAGACCTCTCCCCCACCACCGTCAGCATCCTGGGGCCCTACGGTGACCCCCTGACCCCCACACCTGAGGCGGAGGAGtccaggcagggccaggagggtgCGGAGAAACTGGGTGGCCACGGGAAGAATGCAGCATTCCAGCTCAACCG AATCCCACTGGTGAACCTGTGA